The following proteins are encoded in a genomic region of Fusarium oxysporum f. sp. lycopersici 4287 chromosome 1, whole genome shotgun sequence:
- a CDS encoding carbonic anhydrase, with translation MRVSQLLAAATYVTSVLSCAKHDNHYSLKSRKRHIDPRAEPGTTDWVYEASYNWGRINPDYHLCQTGTQQSPIPLALKQGLSLEHLIKEWNYPNEVTVNFFNWGYGPAFTVQTEDGIWTRNPSFSFDNETVYLKGWHIHAPADHTVERHRSRAELHLVHVNAQGKERAVLAIRLDPGNKENKFLGQLPTMIGFNETDVTQETTLNHNLLLDSVQYFDEFWTYVGSLTSPPCTEGIRFFVARQILFTSVQQMRDILGASTYSAREEQLVWRHRINV, from the exons ATGCGTGTCTCTCAACTTCTCGCGGCGGCGACCTATGTCACTAGTGTCTTGTCCTGCGCAAAGCATGACAATCACTACTCGCTCAAGAGCAGGAAGCGACACATCGATCCTCGTGCCGAACCTGGCACCACTGACTGGGTTTACGAAGCGTCCTACAATTGGGGTCGCATCAACCCTG ACTACCATCTCTGCCAAACCGGAACGCAGCAGTCACCCATTCCACTGGCCCTCAAGCAAGGCCTGTCCCTGGAACATCTCATCAAGGAATGGAATTATCCCAATGAGGTTACCGTTAACTTCTTCAACTGGGGATACGGTCCGGCGTTTACTGTCCAAACTGAAGACGGCATTTGGACTCGGAACCCTTCTTTCAGTTTTGATAATGAGACCGTCTATCTCAAGGGCTGGCATATCCATGCTCCCGCCGACCACACCGTCGAGCGTCACCGCTCTAGGGCCGAGCTGCATCTCGTCCATGTGAATGCCCAGGGCAAGGAGCGCGCCGTGCTTGCGATTCGCCTAGACCCGGGAAACAAGGAGAACAAATTCCTGGGACAGCTTCCAACTATGATTGGATTCAATGAAACCGACGTCACTCAGGAGACTACACTGAACCACAATTTGCTTCTCGACAGCGTACAGTACTTTGACGAGTTCTGGACTTACGTGGGAAGCTTGACTAGCCCCCCCTGTACTGAGGGCATCCGGTTTTTCGTCGCCAGGCAGATCTTGTTCACAAGTGTTCAGCAGATGAGAGACATTCTTGGAGCCTCGACTTACAGTGCACGTGAAGAGCAGCTGGTTTGGCGCCATCGTATCAACGTATAA